One window of Candidatus Tokpelaia hoelldoblerii genomic DNA carries:
- a CDS encoding Hypothetical protein (bhsal10860), protein MFYREEKDGLTLFVRLTPKAAKDTIVGVEETGDGKSHLSVRIRAVPEDGKANKALIKFLAKEMKIPASAFQLAAGATARLKQLHISGHAGEIAQRFADKLK, encoded by the coding sequence ATGTTTTATCGGGAAGAAAAGGACGGGCTGACGCTGTTTGTGCGTCTTACCCCGAAAGCGGCGAAGGATACGATTGTCGGTGTTGAAGAGACCGGGGACGGTAAAAGTCATCTCAGCGTGCGGATACGTGCCGTGCCGGAAGATGGCAAGGCCAACAAGGCATTGATTAAATTTCTGGCGAAGGAAATGAAAATACCGGCCAGCGCCTTTCAGCTTGCCGCCGGTGCGACAGCGCGGTTGAAGCAATTGCATATCAGCGGCCATGCAGGAGAAATCGCGCAGCGTTTTGCGGATAAACTCAAATAA
- the ppa gene encoding Inorganic pyrophosphatase (bhsal10850), with protein MNIDAIPIGKNPPEDVNVIIEVPVGGQPIKYEMDKESGALFVDRFLYTPMTYPGNYGFVPHTLSEDGDPIDVLICNMRPLLPGCVINVRPIGALIMEDDGGKDEKIIAVPTPKLTQRYVDVHDYADMPEITLKQIEHFFQHYKDLEPGKWVKIDGWKDEDFARELIKQAIGRAQAARK; from the coding sequence ATGAATATTGATGCAATACCTATTGGTAAAAATCCGCCGGAAGATGTCAATGTGATTATTGAAGTTCCGGTTGGCGGCCAGCCGATCAAGTATGAGATGGATAAAGAATCCGGCGCCCTGTTTGTCGACCGTTTTCTTTATACGCCGATGACCTACCCGGGCAATTACGGCTTTGTGCCGCATACATTGTCGGAAGACGGCGACCCGATTGATGTGCTGATCTGCAATATGCGCCCGTTGCTGCCGGGCTGCGTTATCAATGTCCGCCCGATCGGCGCGCTGATTATGGAAGATGACGGCGGCAAGGATGAGAAAATCATCGCCGTGCCGACGCCAAAGCTGACCCAGCGTTATGTTGACGTTCATGACTATGCCGATATGCCTGAAATCACCCTCAAGCAGATTGAGCATTTCTTTCAGCATTACAAGGACCTTGAGCCCGGCAAATGGGTCAAGATTGACGGCTGGAAGGATGAGGATTTTGCCCGTGAACTGATTAAACAGGCAATCGGGCGCGCCCAGGCCGCCAGGAAATAA
- a CDS encoding GTP-binding protein TypA/BipA (bhsal10840), with product MQLRNIAIIAHVDHGKTTLVDELLKQSGVFRDNQRTAERMMDSNDIERERGITILAKATSVVWKDTRINIVDTPGHADFGGEVERILNMVDGAIVLVDSAEGPMPQTKFVVGKALKVGLRPIVAINKIDRPDGRPDEVINEVFDLFAALGATDEQLDFPILYGSGRDGWMAENIEGPKDQGLAPLFDLVVRHVPAPTVAEGPFRMIGTILEADPFLGRIITGRIHSGSVKPNQQVKVLSQDGDVLENGRISRILAFRGLERQPIEEGQAGDIVAIAGLQKGTVADTFCDPAVTEPLVAQPIDPPTVTMSFLVNDSPLAGTEGDKVTSRVIRDRLMKEAEGSVALKIEESAEKDSFHVSGRGELQLAVLIENMRREGFELSVSRPRVVMHKDEAGNLLEPVEEVVIDVDEEYSGTVVQKLSERKADMVELKPSGGNRVRLVFHAPTRGLIGYQSELLTDTRGTAVMNRLFHSYQPFKGEISGRVNGVMISNDNGESVAYALFNLEDRGPMIIDAGVKVYQGMIIGIHSRDNDLEVNVLKGKKLTNVRASGKDEAVKLTPPIKMTLERALSWIQDDELVEVTPKSIRLRKLYLDPNERKRFEKNRNPGAA from the coding sequence ATGCAGCTGCGTAATATCGCAATTATCGCCCACGTTGACCATGGAAAAACCACACTGGTTGATGAACTTCTCAAGCAATCCGGTGTTTTCCGTGACAACCAGCGCACGGCTGAACGCATGATGGATTCCAACGATATCGAGCGTGAGCGCGGTATCACCATTCTTGCCAAGGCAACATCCGTTGTCTGGAAAGATACACGGATCAATATTGTTGACACCCCCGGCCACGCTGATTTCGGCGGCGAGGTGGAACGTATCCTCAACATGGTGGATGGCGCGATTGTGCTGGTTGATTCTGCCGAAGGGCCGATGCCGCAAACCAAATTCGTTGTCGGCAAGGCGCTGAAAGTCGGCCTGCGGCCGATTGTGGCCATCAACAAGATCGACCGGCCCGACGGCCGCCCGGATGAAGTTATCAATGAAGTGTTTGACCTGTTCGCCGCCCTTGGCGCAACAGATGAACAGCTTGATTTCCCGATTCTTTACGGTTCAGGCCGTGACGGCTGGATGGCTGAAAATATTGAAGGGCCGAAAGATCAGGGGCTTGCGCCGCTGTTTGACCTTGTCGTGCGCCATGTCCCCGCCCCCACTGTGGCGGAGGGGCCTTTCCGCATGATCGGCACCATTCTGGAAGCCGATCCCTTCCTTGGCCGTATCATTACCGGCCGCATTCACTCCGGCAGCGTCAAGCCGAACCAGCAGGTCAAGGTTTTGTCGCAGGATGGCGATGTGCTGGAAAATGGCCGCATTTCGCGTATTCTCGCCTTTCGCGGGCTTGAGCGCCAGCCGATTGAAGAAGGCCAGGCCGGTGATATTGTCGCCATTGCCGGCTTGCAGAAAGGCACGGTCGCCGACACATTCTGCGATCCGGCAGTGACAGAACCGCTTGTCGCCCAGCCGATTGACCCGCCCACCGTCACCATGAGTTTTCTGGTGAATGACAGTCCGCTTGCCGGTACAGAAGGTGACAAGGTGACAAGCCGTGTTATTCGTGACCGCCTGATGAAGGAAGCGGAAGGCAGTGTCGCCCTGAAAATTGAAGAATCTGCCGAGAAGGACTCATTTCATGTTTCCGGCCGCGGCGAATTGCAGCTTGCCGTGCTGATTGAAAATATGCGCCGTGAAGGGTTTGAGCTTAGCGTTTCGCGCCCGCGTGTTGTCATGCACAAGGATGAAGCCGGTAATCTGCTTGAGCCGGTGGAAGAAGTCGTCATTGACGTCGATGAAGAGTATTCCGGCACGGTGGTGCAGAAACTTTCCGAACGCAAGGCTGATATGGTTGAGCTGAAGCCTTCGGGCGGCAACCGTGTGCGCCTTGTTTTCCACGCGCCGACCCGTGGCCTTATCGGCTACCAGTCCGAGCTGCTGACGGATACGCGCGGCACGGCGGTGATGAACCGCCTGTTCCACAGCTACCAGCCGTTCAAGGGTGAAATTTCCGGCCGTGTCAACGGCGTGATGATTTCCAATGACAATGGTGAGTCGGTCGCCTACGCGCTGTTCAACCTTGAAGACCGCGGCCCGATGATTATCGATGCCGGTGTTAAAGTCTACCAGGGCATGATTATCGGCATTCACTCGCGTGATAATGACCTGGAAGTCAATGTCCTTAAAGGCAAGAAACTGACCAACGTGCGTGCTTCCGGCAAGGATGAGGCGGTGAAACTGACTCCCCCCATCAAGATGACGCTGGAGCGGGCGCTGTCGTGGATTCAGGATGATGAACTGGTGGAAGTAACACCGAAATCCATTCGTCTGCGCAAATTGTACCTTGACCCCAATGAGCGCAAGCGTTTTGAAAAAAACCGCAACCCCGGTGCGGCCTAA
- a CDS encoding Magnesium transporter (bhsal10830), which produces MVSNRSNFSQYSALSAEELAAKLDRMYFADAVDIVNHLSFDQALAAFEHLPLDCAIGLFNKTELLRATALLTSLESEKAADILDGMAVVRAKDIFQDMNEKNRRRLFVLLEPATRTDLQKLMNYPRRSAGALMTTEFITVLADWTVEATLNLIRTVETGRETVYTAYIIDPETNVLLSAISLRLLVLSKPKAKVIDAAKHAQPIQCSPTMHQRDLARLFRRYDLLSIAVVDEANHIIGIVTVDNVLDSMTKTMSEETQKFGGMEALEKPYMQITFLNMLEKRGGWLCLLFVGEMLTASVMQHYEHELAHAIVLTLFIPLIMSSGGNSGSQATSLIIRALALNEIRLGDWWRVVLREIPMGLSLGAILGAIGYARVLVWQFTGIYNYGDHWFLIALTVGGTLIAIVMFGSLVGSMLPFVLKAMGFDPASASAPFVATFVDVAGIAIYFSIAAFILAGTLL; this is translated from the coding sequence ATGGTTTCAAATCGCAGCAATTTCTCCCAATATTCCGCCCTTTCGGCAGAAGAACTGGCGGCAAAACTGGACAGAATGTATTTTGCCGATGCTGTGGATATTGTCAACCATCTGTCATTTGACCAGGCACTTGCAGCCTTTGAGCACCTGCCTCTGGATTGCGCAATTGGCCTGTTTAACAAGACGGAACTGCTGCGCGCCACCGCCCTTCTTACATCTCTGGAAAGTGAAAAAGCTGCGGATATTCTCGACGGCATGGCGGTTGTGCGGGCAAAAGATATTTTTCAGGATATGAACGAAAAAAACCGCAGGCGCCTGTTTGTGTTGCTGGAACCCGCCACGCGCACAGACCTGCAAAAATTGATGAATTATCCCCGCCGCAGCGCCGGCGCACTGATGACAACCGAATTTATCACCGTTCTGGCCGACTGGACTGTCGAAGCAACATTAAACCTCATCCGCACCGTGGAAACCGGCCGTGAAACCGTTTACACCGCCTATATTATCGACCCTGAAACCAATGTGCTGCTTTCGGCCATTTCCCTGCGCCTGCTTGTCTTGTCAAAACCAAAAGCCAAGGTGATTGACGCTGCCAAACACGCTCAACCTATTCAATGCTCTCCCACCATGCACCAGCGCGACCTTGCACGGCTTTTCCGCCGTTATGACCTGCTGTCCATCGCCGTTGTTGATGAAGCGAACCATATCATCGGCATTGTGACCGTTGATAATGTTCTCGACTCCATGACAAAAACCATGAGTGAGGAAACCCAGAAATTCGGTGGTATGGAAGCGCTTGAAAAGCCCTATATGCAGATCACCTTTCTCAATATGCTGGAAAAACGCGGCGGCTGGCTGTGCCTGCTGTTTGTCGGGGAAATGCTGACAGCCAGCGTCATGCAGCACTACGAGCACGAGCTTGCCCACGCCATCGTGCTGACATTGTTTATCCCGCTTATCATGAGTTCAGGCGGCAACTCCGGCTCCCAGGCGACATCGCTCATCATCCGCGCGCTTGCCCTTAATGAAATTCGCCTTGGCGACTGGTGGCGGGTGGTCCTGCGCGAAATACCCATGGGACTTTCGCTGGGGGCTATCCTTGGCGCGATCGGCTATGCCCGTGTTCTGGTCTGGCAGTTCACCGGTATTTATAACTATGGCGACCACTGGTTTCTCATTGCGCTCACCGTCGGCGGCACGCTGATTGCCATTGTCATGTTCGGTTCGCTTGTCGGTTCAATGCTGCCCTTTGTCCTCAAAGCCATGGGTTTTGATCCGGCCAGCGCCTCGGCTCCGTTTGTGGCGACTTTTGTCGACGTGGCCGGCATCGCCATCTATTTCTCCATCGCCGCCTTCATCCTTGCCGGCACATTGTTATAA
- a CDS encoding YGGT family protein (bhsal10870), whose amino-acid sequence MDALLRTIDFALYIFLIILMASVIFSWLYNFNIVNRHSQFVRMIGNFLYQTTEPVLRPIRRILPDTGSIDFSPLVVFLIIYFLQSLIMNARISLLFGG is encoded by the coding sequence ATGGATGCCTTGTTGAGAACAATTGATTTTGCCCTCTATATCTTTTTGATCATTTTAATGGCCAGTGTTATTTTTTCATGGCTTTATAACTTCAATATTGTCAATCGGCATAGCCAGTTTGTCCGTATGATCGGCAATTTTCTTTACCAAACGACTGAACCTGTCCTGCGCCCCATCCGCCGTATTCTGCCTGATACCGGCTCGATTGATTTTTCACCGCTTGTGGTTTTTCTCATCATCTATTTTTTGCAGAGTTTAATTATGAATGCCCGTATATCGCTGCTTTTCGGGGGCTGA
- a CDS encoding Peptidase (bhsal10820), protein MTEKQNKSDALSLWDGAYGLPDFSAFTDEDFAPAFKRALAAAISEMDALVAAPAAPTVENFLIPFETSAKALDRVCSVFFMRAGAHSNETIQALEREFAPALARFSSRLMMDERLFAKIDALYNSLETNRPDAETRRVIEESWKGFVRNGAKLNAAGKKRLAEINERLAVLGAAFGQNVLSDEAGWVLYLKEEAELAGLPADLRDAMREAARERGQKDAYAVTLARAIIEPFLAYSARRDLRETAFSAWSKRGENGGAHDNRAIIAETVSLRDEKARLLGFASFAAFKLDNTMAKTPDHVMDLLMPVWQKAKEKAAEEQVDLQRLAAADGSNEEITAADWRYYAEKVRAERYNFDAAELKPYLQLDRMIEAAFWVAGRLFGLTFEEQKGVPLWHEDARLWQVKNADGSLRGLFIGDYFARSGKRSGAWMSALQSRHKIGKGQLPIIYNITNFARAGSGQPALLSLDDARTLFHEFGHALHGLLSDVTWPSISGTSVVRDFVELPSQLYEHWLTVRQVMQKFARHYKTGAVIPEDLLKKVLDAQTFNTGFETVEYTSSALMDMAFHQGGTVEDPLLFEKDTLRKLGQPAAMTMRHRPPHFTHVFSGDGYSAGYYSYMWSEVLDADAFAAFEESGNVFDPQLAERLRRYIYSAGGSADPAELYKAFRGRLPSPAAMMKKRGLEG, encoded by the coding sequence ATGACTGAAAAACAAAACAAGAGTGATGCCTTGTCTCTCTGGGACGGAGCTTATGGCCTGCCGGATTTCAGCGCTTTTACCGATGAAGATTTTGCGCCAGCTTTTAAACGGGCTCTGGCCGCGGCGATCTCGGAGATGGATGCGCTGGTGGCCGCGCCTGCCGCGCCGACCGTTGAAAATTTTCTGATTCCTTTTGAAACCTCGGCAAAAGCGCTTGACCGTGTTTGTTCAGTGTTTTTCATGCGCGCCGGCGCGCACAGCAATGAAACAATCCAGGCGTTGGAACGCGAGTTTGCTCCGGCTCTGGCGCGGTTTTCCTCGCGCCTGATGATGGATGAGCGGTTATTTGCCAAAATTGATGCGCTCTATAACAGTCTTGAGACAAACAGGCCGGATGCTGAAACCCGCCGCGTGATTGAGGAAAGCTGGAAAGGCTTTGTCCGCAATGGTGCGAAGCTGAATGCGGCAGGCAAAAAGCGGCTGGCTGAAATCAATGAGCGGCTGGCGGTTCTGGGCGCGGCCTTCGGCCAGAACGTTCTGAGTGATGAAGCCGGGTGGGTGCTGTATCTGAAGGAGGAAGCCGAGCTTGCCGGTTTGCCGGCGGATTTGCGTGACGCCATGCGTGAGGCGGCGCGTGAACGCGGACAAAAGGATGCCTATGCCGTTACACTGGCGCGCGCTATTATCGAGCCGTTCCTGGCCTATAGCGCCCGCCGTGATTTACGCGAAACGGCCTTTTCCGCCTGGAGTAAACGGGGTGAAAATGGCGGTGCGCATGATAATCGCGCTATCATTGCTGAAACGGTGAGCCTGCGTGATGAAAAAGCCAGGCTGCTGGGGTTTGCTTCTTTCGCCGCCTTCAAGCTGGACAATACTATGGCGAAAACACCGGATCATGTGATGGATTTACTGATGCCGGTCTGGCAGAAGGCCAAAGAAAAAGCGGCGGAAGAACAGGTGGATTTACAGCGCCTTGCCGCGGCAGACGGCAGCAATGAGGAAATCACTGCTGCTGACTGGCGCTATTACGCGGAAAAAGTGCGCGCTGAACGTTATAATTTTGATGCGGCGGAGCTAAAGCCCTATTTGCAGCTTGACCGGATGATTGAAGCGGCTTTCTGGGTGGCGGGGCGGCTGTTCGGCCTGACCTTTGAAGAGCAGAAAGGTGTGCCGCTATGGCATGAGGACGCCCGCCTGTGGCAGGTTAAAAATGCTGACGGCAGCCTGCGCGGCCTGTTTATCGGCGATTATTTCGCCCGTTCCGGCAAGCGTTCCGGCGCGTGGATGAGCGCGCTGCAAAGCCGGCACAAAATCGGCAAGGGGCAGCTTCCCATCATTTACAATATCACCAATTTTGCCCGGGCCGGCAGCGGGCAGCCGGCGCTGTTATCGCTGGATGATGCGCGCACGCTGTTTCATGAATTCGGCCATGCGCTGCACGGGCTGTTATCGGATGTAACCTGGCCTTCAATTTCTGGTACCTCTGTGGTGCGTGATTTTGTTGAACTGCCTTCCCAGCTTTATGAACACTGGCTGACTGTGCGGCAGGTGATGCAAAAATTCGCCCGTCATTATAAAACCGGTGCGGTTATACCGGAAGACCTGCTGAAAAAGGTTCTGGACGCACAAACCTTCAATACCGGTTTTGAAACGGTGGAATATACGTCTTCAGCACTGATGGATATGGCTTTTCATCAGGGCGGTACGGTTGAAGACCCCTTGCTGTTTGAAAAAGACACATTGCGCAAACTTGGCCAGCCGGCGGCGATGACCATGCGTCACCGGCCCCCGCATTTCACCCATGTTTTTTCCGGTGACGGCTATTCTGCCGGTTATTATTCCTATATGTGGTCGGAAGTGCTGGATGCTGACGCGTTCGCTGCTTTTGAGGAAAGCGGAAATGTATTTGATCCGCAACTTGCAGAACGTTTGCGGCGATATATCTATTCTGCTGGCGGCAGTGCTGATCCGGCGGAGCTTTACAAGGCGTTCCGCGGCCGTTTGCCGTCACCTGCCGCTATGATGAAGAAGCGCGGGCTGGAAGGGTGA
- a CDS encoding Major facilitator transporter protein (bhsal10880), protein MSAGSYHLTRRDGRTLALSSLGGALEFYDFIIFVFFIKSIEAAFFPAYMEGWLATLWSYGIFAAGYLVRPVGGIIMAHFGDLYGRKRMFTFSVLLMALATLGMAFVPAYNSIGMFAPFLLLFLRLLQGAAIGGEVPGAWTFVAEHVPSRHVGLATGVLTSGLSLGILLGSLVAVFINSVLSVEMVNSYGWRLAFVLGGVLGLVAVWLRRWLDETPVFKAMKKSRALNAELPLKSVMTRYPAGVVVSMLLTWCLSAAIIVATLMTANLLEKFPYGYSSRQALWANCITCTALIIATPFAGYLCSRWGGGRFFILGGIIFSAVTAGFYSYTGGSVAVLFVLSALLGLATGFAGAVAYVMVRTFPAAVRFTGLSFSYNVAYAIFGGLTPVFLSFIQRFLPMAHMWYLAFIGILVSLVGGYLLFAGEKRQLAVGVEERES, encoded by the coding sequence ATGTCAGCCGGTTCTTATCATCTGACCCGCCGTGACGGGCGTACGCTGGCGCTTTCTTCGCTTGGAGGTGCGCTTGAATTTTATGACTTTATCATTTTTGTTTTCTTCATCAAAAGTATTGAGGCAGCGTTTTTCCCAGCTTATATGGAGGGCTGGCTGGCGACACTGTGGAGCTATGGTATTTTTGCCGCCGGTTATCTGGTGCGGCCTGTCGGCGGGATTATCATGGCGCATTTCGGCGATTTATATGGCCGCAAGCGCATGTTTACGTTTTCAGTTCTGTTGATGGCGCTGGCAACGCTTGGCATGGCATTTGTGCCGGCTTATAACAGCATTGGTATGTTTGCGCCGTTTTTGCTGCTGTTTTTGCGGCTGCTGCAAGGGGCGGCCATTGGCGGTGAAGTGCCGGGTGCGTGGACCTTCGTGGCTGAACACGTGCCTTCACGCCATGTCGGGCTTGCCACCGGCGTGCTGACATCGGGCCTGTCGCTTGGTATTTTGCTGGGGTCGCTGGTTGCGGTTTTTATCAATTCTGTTCTCAGTGTGGAAATGGTGAACAGTTATGGCTGGCGGCTGGCTTTTGTGCTTGGCGGTGTTCTGGGGCTTGTTGCCGTCTGGCTGCGGCGCTGGCTTGATGAAACACCGGTTTTCAAGGCGATGAAAAAATCGCGCGCGCTTAATGCGGAGCTGCCGTTGAAAAGTGTGATGACACGTTATCCGGCGGGAGTTGTTGTGTCGATGTTGCTGACATGGTGCCTGTCGGCGGCGATTATCGTTGCTACCTTGATGACAGCCAATCTGCTGGAAAAATTCCCCTATGGTTATTCGTCCCGGCAGGCTTTGTGGGCAAATTGTATCACCTGTACCGCATTGATTATAGCAACCCCTTTTGCCGGTTATCTGTGCAGCCGCTGGGGCGGCGGCCGGTTTTTCATCCTGGGGGGAATCATTTTTTCTGCTGTAACGGCCGGTTTTTACAGCTATACAGGCGGCTCTGTTGCTGTTTTGTTTGTGCTTTCAGCCTTGCTGGGGCTGGCGACAGGCTTTGCCGGTGCGGTTGCCTATGTCATGGTGCGAACTTTTCCTGCTGCGGTGCGTTTTACTGGTCTGTCGTTTTCCTACAATGTTGCTTATGCCATTTTTGGCGGGCTGACACCGGTATTCCTGTCCTTTATTCAACGCTTCCTGCCGATGGCGCATATGTGGTATCTGGCGTTTATCGGAATTCTGGTCAGCCTTGTCGGGGGGTATCTGTTATTTGCCGGCGAGAAACGGCAATTGGCAGTCGGGGTGGAGGAACGTGAATCCTGA